In Candidatus Hydrogenedentota bacterium, the following proteins share a genomic window:
- a CDS encoding pyruvate synthase subunit beta, whose product MTTNLLQLPEMEYLLPGNRACAGCSIGIAFRHVTKALDGKAVLVVPASCFTVLCGMYPTSSVTLPVVNCTFPSTAAVASGISASLKKQGRHDIATVAIAGDGGTADIGIQALSGAAERNTDLLFICYDNEAYMNTGTQRSSMTPLGARTTTTPNYGKQQYSKDVPAIMEAHNIPYIATASPGYPGDLYDKVYKARFMTGCRYMHLSAPCPAGWHFPAADTVTVARNAVESGAFVLYEIENGHFRLTGKSLRLAEKDKRISVGEYLSGQGRFAKTDDDTIALLQEQVDARWTEITARHFQENPGS is encoded by the coding sequence ATGACAACCAATCTGCTTCAACTTCCGGAAATGGAATATTTATTGCCGGGCAACCGCGCTTGTGCAGGATGTAGTATCGGCATTGCTTTTCGGCATGTCACAAAAGCACTCGATGGTAAAGCGGTGCTCGTTGTACCGGCAAGTTGTTTTACAGTCTTATGCGGCATGTATCCCACTTCCTCGGTTACGCTGCCTGTGGTCAACTGTACCTTTCCCAGCACGGCCGCTGTTGCCTCCGGTATTTCCGCCTCCCTCAAAAAACAGGGGCGTCATGATATCGCTACCGTAGCTATCGCCGGTGATGGCGGCACTGCGGACATTGGTATACAAGCCTTGAGCGGCGCCGCAGAACGCAATACAGACCTCTTGTTTATCTGTTATGACAATGAAGCTTATATGAACACGGGCACACAGCGTTCCAGTATGACCCCTTTAGGCGCCAGGACAACCACAACGCCAAATTATGGGAAACAACAATACTCTAAAGATGTCCCTGCCATTATGGAAGCGCACAACATCCCCTATATTGCCACCGCCAGTCCCGGCTATCCCGGTGACCTCTACGATAAGGTTTATAAAGCGCGGTTCATGACAGGATGCCGCTATATGCATCTGAGCGCGCCCTGCCCTGCGGGATGGCATTTCCCCGCTGCGGACACGGTAACCGTTGCCCGCAATGCTGTGGAATCAGGGGCTTTTGTTCTCTACGAAATTGAAAATGGTCATTTCAGATTGACCGGGAAAAGCCTGCGCCTTGCCGAAAAAGATAAGCGCATCTCCGTGGGAGAGTACTTGTCGGGACAAGGCCGATTCGCCAAGACCGATGACGACACGATCGCGCTGCTGCAAGAACAGGTTGATGCACGGTGGACAGAAATTACAGCGCGCCATTTTCAGGAAAATCCCGGATCCTAA